In Burkholderia savannae, the DNA window CATGTCACGTGGCTGGCAACATTCCCCGCAATTGCGGCGCCACCAACCGCAATGTAGTTCGCGGAGTAGTGAAGATTGGCCGAGCCGTCGTCTTCGATCGTAGTCGGTGTGATGCTCGACGGGTCTCCCACTTTGATGACGTTGGCATCCGCTCCACGCAACTGGAGCTGGACGTTTTCCGCACCGCCATCAGTGGCACTGTCACTGTTCTTGAGATAGCCAGTGGCTATGTCGACATCAGAGCCTGGCTCGAAACTCGCCAGCACCTTGGCATCTTGACCCGTCGCACAGCCCTTGAGTTTGATAGTAAATGCCTGACCACCGGCAGTGCTGCCATCCTTGTTTAGTGCCTTTTCGGATACCGTCGGAAGCGTAATAGACAGCTTTTTGGTCGAAGTATCTACCTGGCAGGTCTGTGCAG includes these proteins:
- a CDS encoding fimbrial protein; protein product: MTSVHASDGTVTFTGTISAQTCQVDTSTKKLSITLPTVSEKALNKDGSTAGGQAFTIKLKGCATGQDAKVLASFEPGSDVDIATGYLKNSDSATDGGAENVQLQLRGADANVIKVGDPSSITPTTIEDDGSANLHYSANYIAVGGAAIAGNVASHVTWTLNYE